Proteins from one Bacteroides zhangwenhongii genomic window:
- a CDS encoding hybrid sensor histidine kinase/response regulator codes for MNVEINPSEYKVLIVDDVISNVLLLKVLLNNEKFQIVTASNGTEALAQVKNEKPDLVLLDVMMPDISGFDVAKQMKADPGMSDIPIIFLTALNSTADIVKGFQVGGNDFISKPFNKEELIIRVTHQISLVAAKRIIVAQTEELRKTIMGRDKLYSVIAHDLRSPMGSIKMVLNMLILNLPSETIGEEMYELLTMANQTTEDVFSLLDNLLKWTKSQIGKLKVVYQEFNMVEVVEGVSEIFTMVAGLKNIKIVQDMPVVPVVVRADIDMLKTVIRNLISNAIKFSNEGSEVLVSLTEEDGMAIVSVKDSGCGIDEENQKKLLHTDTHFSTFGTNNEEGSGLGLLLCQDFIVKNGGKLWFTSKKGEGSTFSFSVPLL; via the coding sequence AAATGTACTTTTATTGAAGGTGCTATTGAACAATGAAAAATTTCAGATTGTAACCGCCAGCAACGGTACGGAGGCTTTGGCGCAGGTGAAGAATGAAAAACCGGATCTTGTGCTGTTGGATGTCATGATGCCGGACATCAGTGGGTTTGACGTGGCGAAGCAGATGAAAGCTGATCCCGGAATGTCTGATATTCCTATCATTTTCCTGACTGCGCTGAATAGCACGGCGGATATAGTGAAGGGATTCCAGGTGGGAGGTAACGACTTTATTTCCAAGCCGTTCAATAAGGAGGAGCTGATCATCCGTGTGACGCACCAGATTTCGCTGGTTGCCGCCAAACGGATCATCGTGGCGCAGACGGAGGAATTGCGTAAGACGATCATGGGACGTGACAAACTGTATTCTGTGATTGCGCACGACTTGCGTTCGCCGATGGGTTCTATCAAGATGGTGCTGAATATGCTGATTCTGAATCTGCCCAGCGAGACAATCGGTGAGGAGATGTATGAGTTGCTGACAATGGCGAACCAGACCACTGAGGATGTGTTCTCACTGCTCGATAATTTGCTGAAATGGACGAAGAGTCAGATCGGTAAGTTGAAGGTGGTTTATCAGGAGTTCAATATGGTGGAAGTCGTAGAGGGTGTAAGTGAGATCTTTACGATGGTGGCCGGTCTGAAGAACATTAAAATTGTGCAGGATATGCCTGTGGTCCCCGTGGTTGTCCGTGCGGATATAGATATGCTTAAGACGGTGATCCGCAACTTGATAAGTAATGCAATCAAGTTTAGCAATGAGGGCTCGGAAGTGCTGGTGTCACTGACTGAGGAGGACGGTATGGCTATCGTCAGCGTGAAGGATAGTGGCTGCGGTATCGATGAGGAGAACCAAAAGAAACTGCTGCATACGGATACGCATTTCAGTACCTTCGGCACTAACAACGAGGAAGGTTCGGGACTGGGATTGCTGCTGTGCCAGGATTTCATCGTCAAGAATGGAGGCAAACTCTGGTTTACTTCGAAGAAGGGAGAGGGATCTACATTCAGTTTCTCGGTGCCGCTGCTGTAG